A portion of the Simkania negevensis Z genome contains these proteins:
- a CDS encoding peptide MFS transporter, whose translation MPQKDVIFSNKHPREMYLLALTEMCQRFAYWGIGNLLVLFLVKYFQYDTPRATHIFGAYTGIAFILPVLGGFIADKWNYKSPIFLGMLLTTIGCILLATLNHFLILPALAFIAFGGGLFTPAIYSLLGSVYSNKQHLREGGFSIYYSTVNIGIFIAMIVLGYLQTIDWRWVFFLSAVVQLLGIIPYRLALKKLKSIEVPSHYFVSKKEDPHHFKLKRYEVERIIVILIMTFISIVFWMAYNQAGSSMTLFALNYTDRHFGGFEIPTPWFISTETFFLILFAFPLAKLYLFLRRIRSPASPPMKTALSLFFMGLCFLVMQRAAQHIPHGAQDALISPYYLIFSFALMSLAELFLAPIGLSLVTNLSPHRYRGLLTGVWFTCIGIGFYLGGYLAGLIAKISLSSFFDIFVFTSFIPAFILVIFAKKLDNMRHIDSLG comes from the coding sequence ATGCCACAAAAAGATGTAATTTTTTCTAATAAACACCCTCGTGAAATGTACCTGCTGGCTCTGACAGAAATGTGTCAGCGCTTCGCGTATTGGGGGATTGGAAACTTGCTAGTTCTTTTCCTAGTGAAGTATTTTCAATACGACACCCCAAGAGCTACCCATATCTTTGGAGCATATACAGGAATTGCCTTTATTCTTCCCGTTTTGGGCGGATTCATTGCGGATAAATGGAATTACAAAAGCCCTATCTTTCTAGGAATGCTCCTGACAACAATCGGATGCATCCTCTTAGCAACATTGAATCACTTTCTCATTCTGCCAGCTCTTGCCTTCATCGCATTTGGTGGAGGTCTCTTCACTCCAGCTATTTACTCGCTACTGGGATCTGTATACAGCAATAAACAGCACCTCCGAGAGGGAGGCTTTTCGATTTACTATTCCACAGTCAATATCGGAATTTTCATAGCGATGATTGTTCTCGGATACTTACAAACCATCGATTGGCGTTGGGTCTTCTTCTTAAGTGCAGTTGTTCAACTTCTAGGAATCATCCCCTATAGGCTTGCCCTGAAAAAACTGAAATCAATCGAAGTGCCGTCCCATTATTTTGTCTCAAAAAAAGAAGATCCCCACCACTTTAAGCTCAAAAGGTATGAAGTCGAGAGAATCATTGTTATTCTCATCATGACTTTTATCTCCATTGTCTTTTGGATGGCATATAATCAGGCTGGATCTTCGATGACTCTCTTCGCCCTCAATTATACAGACCGCCACTTCGGCGGATTTGAAATTCCTACACCCTGGTTCATTTCAACAGAAACCTTTTTCCTGATTCTCTTTGCTTTTCCTCTAGCAAAACTTTACCTTTTCCTCAGACGGATCCGTTCACCTGCAAGCCCCCCAATGAAAACCGCTCTCAGCCTCTTCTTTATGGGTTTATGCTTTCTCGTAATGCAGCGTGCAGCACAACACATCCCTCATGGAGCGCAAGATGCCTTGATCAGCCCTTATTACTTGATCTTTTCCTTTGCCCTCATGTCCTTAGCCGAGCTCTTCTTAGCACCTATTGGCTTATCTCTTGTAACGAACCTGAGCCCTCACCGTTACCGGGGATTGCTCACAGGTGTTTGGTTCACTTGCATTGGAATTGGGTTTTATTTAGGCGGATACCTTGCAGGGCTGATAGCAAAAATCAGTTTGTCTTCTTTTTTCGACATCTTCGTCTTCACTTCGTTTATTCCTGCTTTCATCCTCGTAATTTTTGCGAAAAAACTCGACAATATGCGACATATTGACTCTCTAGGCTAA
- the waaC gene encoding lipopolysaccharide heptosyltransferase I, which translates to MKILIVKTSALGDVIQCFPSLDFLHNLLPDAEIDWIVEKPFAELLKAHPYVHHVYEVETKKWKHSPLRAQNWKAAYSTFKMLREKTYDLAIDFQGNLKSGLLIGSTKSRVKVGYSRATAPEWPNSLFISQRVEVDRSLPIAEQYLTLASASFPDRAAKGSASVKLRVTEDENAWIDRQLCRGSKMMICPGSNWENKKLATETWQAFLKKVVKEHGPNFYFVWGSPEEKREVEALKQAVSGVILPRMTLPVWQQMMDRMDVVLSVDSSALHLAATTKTRTYSFFGPSSPQVYKPEGEQHGFFQGSCPYGQSFTKRCPRLRSCSSGACLKSAFADVLYDEFSRWLRRVMNEAR; encoded by the coding sequence ATGAAAATCCTGATTGTCAAGACTTCGGCACTAGGAGATGTGATCCAATGCTTTCCTTCGCTCGATTTTTTGCACAACCTTTTACCAGATGCAGAAATAGATTGGATTGTTGAAAAGCCTTTTGCTGAATTGCTCAAAGCTCATCCTTATGTGCACCACGTTTATGAAGTTGAGACAAAAAAATGGAAACATTCACCTTTACGAGCGCAAAACTGGAAGGCAGCATACTCCACTTTTAAAATGCTTCGAGAAAAAACCTATGATCTCGCGATTGATTTTCAGGGTAATCTTAAATCAGGGCTGTTGATAGGCTCAACAAAAAGTCGCGTGAAAGTGGGTTATAGCCGCGCCACAGCTCCAGAATGGCCGAATAGTTTATTTATTTCTCAAAGAGTTGAAGTGGATCGCTCCTTGCCAATTGCTGAGCAGTATTTAACTCTTGCTTCTGCGTCGTTTCCCGATCGGGCTGCCAAGGGGAGTGCATCCGTTAAACTTCGAGTCACAGAAGATGAAAACGCATGGATCGATAGGCAGCTTTGCAGAGGGTCAAAGATGATGATCTGCCCTGGATCGAATTGGGAAAACAAAAAACTTGCAACAGAAACCTGGCAAGCTTTTTTGAAGAAAGTTGTCAAAGAGCATGGTCCGAATTTTTATTTTGTTTGGGGAAGTCCCGAGGAAAAAAGAGAAGTTGAAGCACTAAAGCAAGCTGTATCTGGGGTTATTTTGCCTCGCATGACTCTTCCTGTTTGGCAGCAAATGATGGACCGTATGGATGTTGTTCTTTCTGTTGATTCAAGTGCCTTACATCTTGCTGCCACGACAAAGACCCGAACCTACAGCTTTTTTGGTCCATCTTCTCCCCAGGTATATAAACCTGAAGGGGAGCAGCACGGCTTTTTTCAAGGAAGTTGCCCTTATGGGCAGTCTTTTACGAAGCGGTGTCCGAGGTTGAGGAGCTGCTCAAGCGGAGCTTGTTTGAAAAGTGCATTTGCAGATGTTTTGTATGACGAATTTTCTAGATGGCTAAGGCGTGTCATGAATGAAGCAAGATAG